A region of Triplophysa rosa linkage group LG16, Trosa_1v2, whole genome shotgun sequence DNA encodes the following proteins:
- the sesn2 gene encoding sestrin-2 gives MKEEGDVDIPQKLPSGPSAFIPVEEILEEGPAQEMMSEALLSEGRADHVTMAMGLHPSYLACFLRTQHALLQLDGPLPLSWRHFIIILASARHQCSYLVQHHTAAFLLAGGDETWLRGLHCAPPKIQRLQTLNKLLAHRPWIITQEHIQELVCPGAEARWSLAELIQAVVLMSHAHSLVSFVWGCGILPEPAQSGDQVQPRSPTESCVSVRDKAKNQQEWSEAVNEVQLLMEKMRTVQQLGEEFTQEEMVTRFERERTESLLELADVQRSVLPDCVARFVVDADFTYQDFSPRGEQAPPTMRAQDYSWEDHGFSLMNRLYGEMAQLLDEKFQVVCALTYHTMAMHSDVDTSTLRKAIWNYIHCIYGIRYDDYNYGDVNQLLERSLKVYVKTVACHPEKTTPKMYFSFWRQFRHSEKVHVNLLVMEARLQAALLYALRAITRYMT, from the exons ATGAAG GAGGAGGGGGATGTTGACATACCCCAGAAATTGCCTTCTGGACCCAGTGCCTTTATCCCTGTCGAAgag ATTCTGGAGGAAGGGCCTGCACAAGAGATGATGTCAGAGGCTCTGTTGTCAGAAGGGCGTGCGGATCATGTCACCATGGCAATGGGGCTGCATCCCTCCTACCTGGCCTGTTTCCTTCGcacccagcatgctttgctgcAGCTGGATGGTCCCTTGCCTTTGTCGTGGAgacattttataattatattg GCATCTGCACGGCATCAGTGTTCGTACCTAGTGCAGCATCACACCGCTGCTTTTCTACTTGCCGGAGGAGATGAGACTTGGCTCAGGGGATTACACTGTGCACCACCTAAAATACAGCGCCTGCAGACTCTTAACAAGCTTCTTGCACACAGACCTTGGATCATCACCCAGGAACACATACAG GAGTTGGTTTGTCCTGGTGCAGAGGCCCGATGGTCCCTGGCAGAGTTGATTCAGGCAGTGGTTTTAATGAGTCACGCCCACTCTTTGGTCTCTTTTGTTTGGGGGTGTGGAATTCTTCCAGAGCCCGCGCAGTCGGGTGATCAGGTCCAACCACGTTCGCCCACGGAGTCATGCGTTTCTGTCCGAGACAAAGCTAAAAATCAACAAGAG TGGTCTGAAGCTGTGAACGAGGTTCAGCTTTTGATGGAGAAGATGAGGACGGTCCAACAGCTCGGTGAAGAATTTACACAGGAGGAGATGGTGACTCgctttgaaagagagagaactgAGAGTTTACTGGAACTTGCCGATG tCCAGCGTTCTGTTCTTCCTGATTGTGTGGCACGGTTTGTTGTGGATGCAGATTTTACCTACCAGGATTTCAGTCCCAGAGGAGAACAGGCCCCCCCAACCATGAGAGCTCAG GACTATTCGTGGGAGGATCACGGGTTTTCCCTGATGAACAGGTTGTATGGCGAGATGGCACAGCTTCTGGATGAGAAGTTTCAGGTGGTGTGTGCACTAACATATCACACCATGGCCATGCACTCAGATGTGGACACCTCCACTCTGCGCAAAGCCATCTGGAACTACATTCATTGCATCTATGGCATCAG GTATGATGACTACAACTACGGGGATGTGAATCAGTTGTTGGAGCGCAGTTTAAAAGTATATGTTAAAACAGTGGCTTGTCACCCTGAGAAAACCACACCAAAAATGTACTTCTCATTTTGGAGACAGTTCCGCCACTCAGAAAAG GTCCACGTGAATCTATTAGTGATGGAGGCGCGACTGCAGGCAGCTTTACTCTATGCACTGAGAGCAATTACACGCTACATGACCTAA
- the matn1 gene encoding cartilage matrix protein, which produces MTLLGFVMLLCILGAQATVDLRNAAAMAAGLCNTKPTDVVFLIDSSRSVRPSEFEQVKVFLTKVIDSLTVRPDATRVGVVNYASRVKNEISLKSHKTKAGLVKAVSKIEPLSSGTMTGLAMQFAINVAFSEAEGARKSPGISKVAIIVTDGRPQDNVRDIAVKAREAGIEIFAIGVGRVEMTTLRQMASEPLEDHVDYVESYSLIEKLTKKFQEAFCAVVSDLCATGDHDCEHICISTPGSFKCACRTGHILMNDGRSCSACSNAATDVVFLIDGSKSVRPENFELVKKWINQIIDKLDVSENNAHVGLVQYSSSVKQEFPLGRHNNKKDLKDAVKGMEYMERGTMTGQALNFLSDNSFTPSQGARPGVTKVGIVFTDGRSQDYIVDAARKAKENGFEMYAVGVGSAIEEELREIASEPVADHYFYTADFKAMNQIAKKLQINVCQVEDPCECNSVVKFQKKVEEALQALTKKLEAVTKRIAALENKIV; this is translated from the exons ATGACATTGCTGGGGTTTGTGATGCTATTATGCATCCTGGGAGCTCAAGCCACCGTGGATCTGAGAAACGCGGCCGCCATGG CTGCAGGCTTGTGTAACACTAAGCCCACTGATGTGGTGTTCCTCATCGACAGCTCTCGAAGCGTACGCCCCTCTGAGTTTGAGCAGGTCAAGGTCTTCCTCACCAAAGTCATTGATAGTTTGACCGTTAGGCCTGACGCTACTCGCGTGGGCGTTGTGAACTATGCCAGCCGGGTGAAGAATGAGATCTCACTGAAGTCCCACAAAACCAAGGCTGGACTTGTTAAGGCTGTGTCCAAGATTGAGCCACTGTCCTCTGGTACAATGACCGGCCTTGCCATGCAGTTCGCCATTAATGTGGCCTTCAGCGAAGCAGAAGGCGCACGCAAATCCCCTGGCATCAGCAAG GTGGCCATCATCGTGACCGACGGCAGACCTCAAGACAATGTCCGTGACATCGCGGTCAAGGCACGGGAGGCTGGCATCGAGATCTTCGCCATCGGAGTGGGCCGCGTGGAAATGACCACTCTCAGACAGATGGCCAGCGAACCACTTGAGGATCACGTCGATTATGTGGAGAGCTACAGCCTCATTGAGAAGCTCACCAAGAAGTTCCAAGAGGCCTTCTGTG CGGTTGTGTCGGACCTATGCGCGACAGGCGATCATGACTGTGAGCACATTTGCATCAGCACACCTGGATCTTTCAAGTGCGCCTGCAGAACGGGCCACATACTCATGAACGACGGACGATCATGCAGCG CTTGCAGTAACGCAGCCACAGATGTGGTCTTCTTGATCGACGGCTCAAAGAGCGTTAGACCTGAGAACTTTGAGCTGGTGAAGAAATGGATCAACCAGATAATAGACAAGCTGGACGTCTCCGAGAACAATGCCCATGTCGGACTGGTGCAGTATTCCAGCTCTGTGAAGCAGGAATTCCCTCTGGGAcgccacaacaacaaaaaggaCCTTAAAGACGCTGTGAAAGGAATGGAGTACATGGAGAGGGGAACCATGACTGGCCAGGCCCTCAATTTTCTGTCGGACAACAGCTTCACTCCTAGCCAGGGTGCCAGACCTGGTGTCACAAAGGTTGGTATTGTCTTCACTGACGGAAGGTCACAAGACTACATTGTAGACGCAGCCAGGAAGGCCAAGGAGAACG GATTTGAAATGTATGCTGTGGGAGTTGGTAGTGCTATTGAGGAAGAGCTGAGGGAGATTGCTTCTGAACCTGTCGCTGACCATTACTTCTACACAGCTGACTTCAAAGCCATGAACCAAATCGCCAAGAAGCTGCAAATCAATGTTTGTCAAG TGGAAGATCCCTGTGAATGTAATTCAGTTGTCAAATTCCAGAAAAAGGTGGAGGAGGCACTACAGGCattaacaaagaaat TGGAAGCTGTGACAAAAAGGATCGCTGCCCTGGAGAACAAGATCGTTTGA
- the LOC130567227 gene encoding mtp family protein: MCVHHYQGVLVGFLKVLSDTFSLFVLSLKTWRIKMSGKRSLCCHVTTATRSFAILYLICNMLELGDIIRKASWEKTRGIPYHDIKSTRCERIFDFSTNIVMLVLMSISCVFVLFSQRKGPMFVLPFVMLVFVDLGVSFLSLFNGAWGLPGTPKYKDVLQAAKYYKGVDRLDEEDMGHFIMGYTVLFIFNILLKVYVLQVSMRCFYALMGERAPGMHVDTGNTVTVKLPSYDEALKMKTEGVPPSYQEP; encoded by the exons ATGTGTGTCCATCATTATCAGGGTGTGCTTGTTGGGTTTTTAAAAGTTCTTTCTGACACTTTCAGCTTGTTTGTTTTATCGTTAAAGACTTGGAGGATAAAGATGTCCGGAAAACGTTCCCTGTGCTGCCATGTCACCACAGCAACTCGCTCGTTTGCCATCTTATATCTG ATATGTAATATGTTGGAACTGGGGGACATCATTCGAAAGGCTTCTTGGGAGAAAACTCGCGGCATCCCCTATCATGATATTAAATCTACCCGCTGTGAGCGTATCT tTGATTTTAGCACAAACATTGTGATGCTGGTTCTGATGTCGATctcttgtgtgtttgttctgttcTCTCAACGCAAG GGCCCcatgtttgtgctgccttttGTGATGCTGGTGTTTGTGGATTTGGGAGTGAGTTTTCTGTCCCTGTTTAATGGAGCCTGGGGACTGCCAGGGACCCCCAAATACAAAGACGTCCTGCAAGCTGca aaatattacaaaggAGTTGATAGACTTGATGAGGAGGATATGGGCCATTTCATCATGGGATACACTGttctctttatttttaacatattgCTGAAG GTGTATGTCCTTCAAGTGTCAATGAGATGTTTCTATGCCCTGATGGGAGAAAGAGCTCCTGGCATGCACGTTGACACTGGAAATACTGTGACa GTGAAGCTACCTTCCTATGATGAAGCTctcaaaatgaaaactgaaggaGTACCCCCCAGCTATCAAgagccatga
- the LOC130567347 gene encoding mucin-2-like codes for MAEDALFASDYDDLCRLCEEEEEQRGYCGYRHAEQEEERKGNSDEEESVKEELKDEVSHELKTDVEVKEEGRPEEHWTIDQESEDGKTEDKGGEHDVGPKNTDEHKKEDFVSIYEMYKSKQDTNEDLPECSAVGLEDNETKTDYDDHMTTDLVGVPPLEEDCILQMGPDCTIDFVMVCEQSVERCMSEECPPKSSNLPQPPIESPHSPLTITLPPPNHPTLPLTFQPQPALQAQVPTQALFEAPCMRKRPYDSSPLVEPQATVPSTGQVEVRLRNVYTTRRYTRFTSRTAPMLHLQSVSGETSTHTLPSISSDAPLMPPMMPPKKKTRTFYSTDQLVELERVFQDDHYPDGDKRKEIAAAIGVTPQRIMVWFQNRRAKWRKTAKTTAKRVPSRGQPFIQVNRPPIFTGPAVAPPHPKPGNTLPPYSTILTSCTSPPGPSCVDMGPCMSQGGFLEYMPPPMHSPPPIRRASLPLITAYNPPSHTVSLLLDTPEHSEVSSTDTTQLGLQTDPGFDYDSLSSSIKLDYMTSAPPNNSLNFQLNTFPQQSNTLLTQQTNTLLSQQTNTLLPQQTSCLIPQQNNTLLPQYSHLSYLTPSPYLTPNPTEGSSTPYLPITTGTNNTLPVYTSSGHAYLQSQTGNQMLLQSGVHAFQTHPWTTDVYSQSGQFTQTLFRPQLSSQGHEGHYHQLLPQQHYVQLQEVPQSSLSKATPDPLLPNIKAESEDTGHSQAIRVIEAEPTFHCDFSPIHF; via the exons ATGGCTGAAGATGCCCTGTTTGCCAGTGATTACG atgATCTGTGTCGTCTGTGTGAGGAGGAAGAAGAACAGAGAGGTTACTGTGGATACAGACACGCAGAGCAAGAAGAAGAGAGGAAAGGAAACAGTGATGAAGAAGAAAGTGTGAAGGAAGAACTGAAAGACGAGGTGTCACACGAGTTAAAGACGGACGTTGAGGTGAAAGAAGAGGGCAGACCTGAGGAACACTGGACAATCGATCAAGAATCTGAGGATGGGAAAACAGAGGACAAAGGAGGTGAACATGATGTTGGACCCAAAAACACAGACGAACACAAAAAGGAGGATTTTGTTTCAATTTACGAGATGTATAAAAGCAAACAAGACACAAATGAAGATCTGCCTGAATGTTCTGCAGTTGGTTTAGAAGATAACGAAACAAAAACAGATTATGATGATCACATGACCACCGATTTGGTGGGGGTCCCACCTTTGGAGGAGGACTGTATCCTGCAGATGGGCCCTGATTGTACCATAGACTTTGTGATGGTGTGTGAGCAGTCCGTGGAGAGGTGCATGAGCGAAGAGTGCCCCCCAAAGTCTTCAAATCTACCCCAGCCCCCTATCGAATCCCCACACAGTCCTTTAACTATCACGTTACCACCTCCAAATCATCCCACATTGCCACTTACTTTTCAGCCCCAGCCAGCACTCCAAGCTCAAGTCCCAACACAGGCTTTATTTGAGGCCCCATGCATGAGGAAACGACCATATGACAGCAGCCCTCTTGTAGAGCCCCAAGCCACGGTGCCATCCACAGGACAGGTGGAGGTGAGGCTGAGGAATGTGTACACCACACGGCGGTACACACGCTTCACCAGCAGAACGGCACCGATGCTGCATCTGCAGTCTGTTAGTGGAGAGACCAGCACACATACTTTACCCTCCATCAGCTCTGATGCGCCATTGATGCCTCCAATGATGCCTCCAAAGAAGAAAACACGCACTTTCTACAGCACTG ATCAGTTGGTGGAGTTGGAGCGCGTTTTTCAGGACGATCATTATCCTGATGGAGACAAGAGGAAGGAGATCGCAGCCGCTATCGGCGTTACGCCACAGAGAATCATG GTGTGGTTTCAGAATCGTCGCGCAAAGTGGAGGAAGACAGCAAAGACCACAGCAAAAAGGGTTCCTAGTCGAGGTCAACCTTTTATCCAAGTCAACAG GCCACCAATTTTCACAGGTCCTGCTGTTGCACCTCCACATCCTAAGCCTGGAAACACACTTCCACCCTACAGTACCATCCTGACCAGCTGCACTAGTCCACCAG GTCCATCTTGTGTTGACATGGGACCTTGTATGTCTCAAGGAGGATTTTTGGAGTACATGCCCCCTCCCATGCACAGCCCTCCTCCGATACGGCGCGCATCCTTGCCTCTCATCACTGCATACAACCCTCCATCCCACACTGTGTCTCTGCTACTGGACACACCTGAACACAGCGAGGTCAGCTCGACAGACACAACTCAACTGGGCCTGCAGACTGATCCTGG GTTTGACTATGACAGCTTGAGCTCCTCTATAAAACTGGACTACATGACCTCTGCCCCTCCAAACAACTCCCTTAATTTCCAGCTCAACACATTCCCTCAGCAGTCCAACACTTTATTAACACAGCAAACCAACACTCTTCTGtctcaacaaacaaacacactgttaCCCCAGCAAACCAGCTGTCTCATACCCcaacaaaacaacactttatTGCCCCAGTACTCCCACCTGTCCTACCTCACACCCTCTCCCTACCTCACACCCAACCCCACTGAGGGCAGCAGCACTCCGTACCTTCCCATCACCACAGGCACTAACAATACTCTGCCCGTGTACACCAGCAGTGGGCACGCCTACCTCCAGTCTCAAACTGGCAACCAGATGCTTCTGCAATCTGGAGttcatg CGTTTCAGACCCACCCTTGGACCACCGATGTGTACAGTCAGTCGGGTCAGTTTACACAGACGTTGTTTCGGCCACAGTTGTCATCACAGGGTCATGAGGGCCACTACCACCAGCTGCTACCCCAGCAACATTATGTTCAGCTGCAAGAAGTGCCTCAGTCCAGCCTATCCAAAGCCACCCCTGACCCCCTGCTGCCCAATATCAAGGCAGAATCTGAAGACACAGGACACAGCCAGGCAATCAGAGTCATCGAAGCAGAGCCCACTTTTCATTGTGATTTCTCACCAATTCACTTCTAA